A genomic segment from Bacillus cereus G9842 encodes:
- a CDS encoding homoserine dehydrogenase produces the protein MKIQVVLSGYGTVGREFIKLLNEKYSYIYETYGIQLVVSGVLGRNIAIHNEDGLSLHHLLMYGGGTAAIEKYLEYHPKERATTSISGTVLVESTVTNLKDGNPGKQYMKQAIEKQMDIVAISKGALVTNWREINEAARDVNVRIRYSGATAAALPTLDIGQFSLAGCSIEKIEGILNGTTNYILTKMYEEDMTFEEALKEAQNKGIAETNPILDISGSDSACKLLLLTNSLMETEKTLTDIHIKGIEHVTKQQIQNAKEQHKIIKLIASIYKDEGGNVNLNVEPCEIEKDHPLAKVNGTEKGITFFTDTMGQVTTIGGASNPRGAAAAALKDVINLYRKDL, from the coding sequence ATGAAGATTCAAGTTGTATTATCAGGATACGGAACAGTAGGCAGAGAGTTTATAAAATTATTAAATGAAAAGTATTCATATATATATGAAACATATGGGATTCAATTAGTTGTAAGTGGCGTATTAGGAAGAAATATTGCAATACATAATGAAGACGGCTTATCTCTTCATCATTTATTGATGTATGGTGGCGGTACCGCTGCAATTGAAAAATATTTAGAGTATCATCCGAAGGAACGTGCAACAACTAGCATAAGTGGTACTGTATTGGTAGAATCAACAGTTACAAATCTTAAAGATGGAAATCCAGGGAAACAATATATGAAACAAGCGATTGAGAAACAGATGGATATAGTAGCAATTTCAAAAGGTGCACTCGTTACAAACTGGAGAGAAATAAATGAAGCAGCAAGAGACGTAAATGTACGAATTCGATATAGCGGTGCAACAGCCGCTGCACTACCGACGCTAGATATCGGACAATTTAGTTTAGCCGGTTGCAGTATTGAAAAAATAGAAGGAATATTAAATGGAACAACTAATTATATTCTTACGAAAATGTATGAGGAAGATATGACATTTGAAGAAGCACTGAAAGAAGCGCAAAATAAAGGAATTGCTGAGACAAACCCTATATTAGATATAAGTGGTTCAGATAGTGCGTGTAAATTGTTACTTTTGACAAACAGCTTAATGGAAACAGAGAAAACACTTACTGATATACATATAAAAGGAATCGAGCACGTTACAAAACAACAAATACAAAATGCTAAGGAACAACATAAAATTATTAAATTAATAGCATCAATATATAAGGATGAGGGTGGCAATGTGAATTTAAATGTTGAACCGTGCGAAATAGAAAAAGATCATCCGTTAGCAAAAGTAAATGGGACCGAAAAAGGAATTACGTTCTTTACAGATACGATGGGACAAGTTACTACAATTGGTGGGGCTTCTAATCCACGAGGTGCTGCAGCTGCAGCTTTAAAAGATGTAATTAACTTATATCGAAAAGACTTGTAA
- the pdxR gene encoding MocR-like pyridoxine biosynthesis transcription factor PdxR, with translation MFKDFKVVKDRPVYIQLKDYLKKMIMKGHLLGNQKIPSTRELSELLSVSRNTVLAAYADLEQEGLIYAVKGKGNFVAKVDISNTSSVEIDWKNKLNTVTALADELDLMKHGVRWEKGMIVFNSIAPDEKLFDVENFKRAFLTRMSIEGDIVLNYGYAKGYKPLMNYLLHYMEMKGVDISNKDILITNGFTEGLDIVLSSLSKKSGRVICENPTHHAALKLFRLHGLEVHGIDMNEDGIDTNEVEKSLREKDFDFAYLIPSYHNPTGIVTSSEKRTELMRLFSKYKVPIIEDGFNEELRYSGSHLAPLLTFAGAGNNVIYISSFSKVLFPGLRVGWIIADKELIHYLESVKRARTIHTSTLDQAVLFQYLHEGYFEKYLKKARSVYKKKYELAVGACNQFIPFKRMTGDGGLHLFIELEEHMNARTLLQKCYEKGVTFSPGDVFYSDGEGANTFRLGFSRLKEEEIVRGIKIIGDTLKNEIWS, from the coding sequence TTGTTTAAGGATTTTAAAGTTGTTAAAGATCGTCCCGTTTATATTCAATTGAAAGATTATTTGAAGAAGATGATTATGAAAGGGCACTTGCTCGGGAATCAAAAAATCCCATCAACAAGGGAACTAAGTGAATTACTAAGTGTGAGTAGAAACACTGTACTTGCTGCTTATGCAGATTTAGAGCAAGAAGGACTCATTTATGCAGTTAAAGGAAAAGGGAACTTTGTTGCGAAGGTAGATATATCTAACACTTCGTCTGTTGAAATAGATTGGAAAAATAAACTTAATACAGTGACCGCATTAGCGGATGAATTAGATTTAATGAAACATGGTGTTCGTTGGGAAAAGGGAATGATTGTTTTTAATAGTATAGCCCCGGATGAGAAGCTATTTGATGTTGAAAACTTCAAAAGAGCTTTTCTTACTCGTATGTCCATTGAAGGGGACATCGTATTGAACTACGGATATGCAAAGGGATATAAACCGTTAATGAATTATTTACTTCATTACATGGAAATGAAAGGTGTAGACATTTCGAATAAAGATATTCTAATTACAAATGGATTTACAGAAGGATTGGATATTGTACTTTCTTCTTTATCAAAAAAATCCGGTCGTGTCATTTGTGAGAATCCAACTCACCACGCTGCACTAAAGCTGTTCCGTTTACATGGACTTGAAGTTCATGGGATTGATATGAATGAGGATGGTATTGATACGAATGAAGTTGAAAAAAGCTTACGTGAAAAAGATTTTGATTTTGCTTATTTAATTCCTTCTTATCATAATCCAACCGGTATTGTTACGAGTTCAGAGAAAAGAACGGAATTGATGAGGTTATTCTCGAAATATAAGGTTCCTATTATAGAGGACGGATTTAATGAAGAATTACGTTATTCAGGTTCACATTTAGCTCCCTTATTAACTTTTGCTGGAGCTGGCAATAATGTGATTTATATTAGTAGCTTTTCAAAGGTACTTTTCCCTGGTTTACGTGTAGGTTGGATTATTGCAGATAAAGAGCTGATTCATTATTTAGAAAGCGTAAAAAGAGCAAGAACAATCCACACATCTACGTTAGATCAAGCGGTTCTATTTCAATATTTACATGAGGGGTATTTTGAGAAATATTTAAAAAAGGCAAGATCGGTTTATAAGAAAAAATATGAGTTAGCTGTCGGCGCGTGTAATCAGTTCATTCCTTTCAAAAGAATGACTGGAGATGGTGGACTTCATTTATTTATAGAGCTAGAAGAGCATATGAATGCCCGCACACTTTTACAAAAGTGTTATGAGAAAGGCGTTACGTTTTCACCTGGAGATGTTTTTTACTCTGATGGAGAAGGGGCGAACACTTTCCGATTAGGGTTTTCGCGCTTGAAAGAAGAAGAAATAGTTCGGGGAATTAAAATAATTGGTGATACATTAAAAAATGAAATTTGGAGTTGA
- a CDS encoding D-alanine--D-alanine ligase, with the protein MKIGVIMGGVSSEKQVSIMTGNEMIAHLDKNKYEIVPITLNEKMDLIEKAKDIDFALLALHGKYGEDGTVQGTLESLGIPYSGSNMLSSSICMDKNISKKILRYEGVETPDWIELTKMEDLKLDELDKLGFPLVVKPNSGGSSVGVKIVYNKNELISMLETVFEWDSEVVIEKYIKGDEITCSILDGKQLPIVSIRHAAEFFDYNAKYDDTSTVEEVIELPAEINERVNKASLACYKALKCSVYARVDMMVKDGIPYVMEINTLPGMTQSSLLPKSAEAAGISYSKLLDMIIETSLKVRKEEGF; encoded by the coding sequence ATGAAAATCGGTGTTATTATGGGCGGGGTATCGTCTGAAAAACAAGTTTCAATTATGACAGGGAATGAAATGATTGCTCATTTAGATAAAAATAAGTATGAAATAGTCCCAATTACATTAAATGAAAAAATGGATTTAATTGAAAAAGCGAAAGACATTGACTTTGCGTTGCTCGCATTACACGGGAAATATGGAGAAGATGGGACAGTTCAAGGAACACTGGAGAGTTTAGGGATTCCTTATAGCGGAAGTAATATGTTATCTAGTAGTATATGTATGGATAAGAATATTTCGAAAAAGATTTTACGTTATGAAGGTGTAGAAACACCAGATTGGATTGAACTTACAAAAATGGAGGATCTAAAGCTTGATGAGTTAGATAAGTTAGGATTTCCATTAGTGGTAAAACCAAACTCTGGCGGATCGAGTGTCGGGGTGAAAATCGTTTACAATAAAAATGAATTGATCTCAATGCTAGAAACTGTATTTGAATGGGATTCTGAAGTAGTAATTGAGAAGTATATAAAAGGTGATGAAATTACATGTTCCATTCTGGATGGAAAACAGTTACCTATAGTTTCAATTCGACATGCAGCCGAGTTCTTTGACTACAATGCAAAATATGATGATACTAGTACAGTTGAGGAAGTTATCGAACTTCCAGCGGAAATTAATGAACGTGTAAATAAAGCGTCACTGGCTTGTTATAAAGCATTAAAATGTAGTGTTTATGCAAGAGTTGATATGATGGTGAAGGATGGAATTCCATATGTAATGGAAATTAATACATTACCAGGGATGACACAATCAAGTTTATTGCCAAAAAGTGCAGAAGCAGCGGGAATTAGTTATAGCAAACTATTAGATATGATTATTGAAACATCATTAAAAGTTAGAAAAGAAGAAGGGTTTTAA
- the tenA gene encoding thiaminase II, whose translation MTFSQSLRKEVDSIWEASFNHPFVKKLGEGTLDLASFRYYVLQDSYYLSHFARVQTLGAAKALELETTARMAHHAQNTYEAELSLHENFAKKLGITKEEKDNFIPAPTAYAYTSHMYRAAYEGHLGDIIAAILPCYWLYYEIGERLKECQPEEPIYNEWISAYGSDWFRTLVEEQITRLDTIAEKVTEADRKRMKQHFIISSQYEYSFWEMAYTLEKWPVDTDVKDVIG comes from the coding sequence ATGACTTTTTCACAATCATTACGTAAAGAAGTAGATTCAATTTGGGAAGCGAGTTTTAACCATCCTTTTGTAAAAAAACTTGGTGAAGGAACGTTAGATTTAGCTAGTTTTCGCTATTATGTGCTTCAAGATTCATATTATTTGAGTCATTTTGCTAGAGTACAAACTTTAGGAGCTGCAAAAGCTCTTGAATTAGAGACGACAGCTCGTATGGCACATCATGCTCAAAATACATATGAGGCCGAGTTATCTTTACATGAGAATTTTGCTAAAAAGCTAGGGATAACAAAAGAAGAAAAAGATAATTTTATTCCTGCGCCAACTGCATATGCGTATACTTCACATATGTATCGTGCTGCGTATGAAGGGCATTTAGGAGATATCATTGCAGCAATTTTACCTTGCTATTGGTTGTATTACGAAATTGGGGAACGTTTAAAAGAATGTCAGCCGGAAGAGCCAATTTATAACGAATGGATTTCTGCTTATGGATCTGATTGGTTCCGTACGCTAGTTGAAGAACAAATTACACGGTTAGATACTATTGCTGAAAAAGTAACAGAGGCAGACCGCAAGCGTATGAAACAGCATTTTATTATTAGCAGTCAATATGAATATTCATTTTGGGAAATGGCTTATACATTAGAAAAGTGGCCAGTGGATACAGACGTAAAAGACGTAATTGGATAA